A window of the Nycticebus coucang isolate mNycCou1 chromosome 3, mNycCou1.pri, whole genome shotgun sequence genome harbors these coding sequences:
- the ZWINT gene encoding ZW10 interactor isoform X1 — protein MEATGSDTGAASLEVLAEVAGILEHIGLQEESELPAQILAEFMMDSQKKDRLLCSQLQVVDFLQNFLAQEDPVQGLDPLASEDLSRQKAIAAKEQWKELKATYREHVEAIKSVLTQALTREEEVHRKRTQLQEAHEQLQAKKQIAVEKFRAAQKQRQLQQEKHLQHLGEVSTEVKKRQTEIQQELERLSQEVDILKQQAGWEQDKLQKYRTFLQLQYTLQGKPLFPEAEAKMPQELPLHLELPEAKTQLLTQPQEQNTGDKEKDCAVSLKVNEASIQPAGDMSLPQLPEGQGHEKGF, from the exons ATGGAAGCGACGGGGTCTGACACAGGAGCGGCATCCCTGGA AGTCTTGGCTGAGGTGGCAGGCATCCTGGAGCATATAGGCCTGCAGGAAGAGTCAGAACTGCCAGCACAGATCCTGGCTGAGTTTATGATG GACTCCCAGAAGAAAGACAGGCTGCTTTGCAGCCAGCTTCAGGTGGTAGATTTCCTGCAGAACTTCCTGGCTCAGGAGGACCCTGTTCAGGGCCTTGACCCCTTGGCTTCTGAAGACTTGAGCC GACAGAAGGCAATTGCAGCCAAGGAACAATGGAAAGAGTTGAAAGCCACATACCGGGAGCATGTGGAGGCCATCAAAAGTGTCCTGACACAGGCCCTGACTCGGGAGGAAGAGGTCCACAGGAAGCGGACACAGCTCCAAGAGGCCCATGAGCAGCTCCAGGCTAAG AAGCAAATAGCTGTGGAAAAATTTAGAGCAGCTCAGAAGCAGCGGCAACTACAACAG GAGAAGCATCTTCAGCATCTGGGTGAGGTTTCTACAGAGGTAAAGAAGCGTCAGACAGAAATTCAGCAGGAGCTTGAGCGGCTAAGTCAGGAAGTTGACATCCTGAAGCAGCAGGCAGGATGGGAACAGGACAAGCTACAGAA GTACCGGACCTTCCTCCAGCTGCAATATACACTTCAGGGTAAGCCGCTGttccctgaggctgaggcaaagatgCCACAGGAGCTTCCCCTGCATCTGGAACTCCCTGAGGCTAAAACTCAGCTGCTGACCCAGCCCCAGGAACAGAACACTGGTGACAAGGAGAAAGATTGTGCCGTGTCCCTCAAAGTGAATGAG GCTTCCATACAACCTGCTGGAGACATGAGCTTGCCACAGCTCCCTGAGGGACAAGGGCATGAGAAAGGATTCTAG
- the ZWINT gene encoding ZW10 interactor isoform X2, with the protein MEATGSDTGAASLEVLAEVAGILEHIGLQEESELPAQILAEFMMDSQKKDRLLCSQLQVVDFLQNFLAQEDPVQGLDPLASEDLSRQKAIAAKEQWKELKATYREHVEAIKSVLTQALTREEEVHRKRTQLQEAHEQLQAKEKHLQHLGEVSTEVKKRQTEIQQELERLSQEVDILKQQAGWEQDKLQKYRTFLQLQYTLQGKPLFPEAEAKMPQELPLHLELPEAKTQLLTQPQEQNTGDKEKDCAVSLKVNEASIQPAGDMSLPQLPEGQGHEKGF; encoded by the exons ATGGAAGCGACGGGGTCTGACACAGGAGCGGCATCCCTGGA AGTCTTGGCTGAGGTGGCAGGCATCCTGGAGCATATAGGCCTGCAGGAAGAGTCAGAACTGCCAGCACAGATCCTGGCTGAGTTTATGATG GACTCCCAGAAGAAAGACAGGCTGCTTTGCAGCCAGCTTCAGGTGGTAGATTTCCTGCAGAACTTCCTGGCTCAGGAGGACCCTGTTCAGGGCCTTGACCCCTTGGCTTCTGAAGACTTGAGCC GACAGAAGGCAATTGCAGCCAAGGAACAATGGAAAGAGTTGAAAGCCACATACCGGGAGCATGTGGAGGCCATCAAAAGTGTCCTGACACAGGCCCTGACTCGGGAGGAAGAGGTCCACAGGAAGCGGACACAGCTCCAAGAGGCCCATGAGCAGCTCCAGGCTAAG GAGAAGCATCTTCAGCATCTGGGTGAGGTTTCTACAGAGGTAAAGAAGCGTCAGACAGAAATTCAGCAGGAGCTTGAGCGGCTAAGTCAGGAAGTTGACATCCTGAAGCAGCAGGCAGGATGGGAACAGGACAAGCTACAGAA GTACCGGACCTTCCTCCAGCTGCAATATACACTTCAGGGTAAGCCGCTGttccctgaggctgaggcaaagatgCCACAGGAGCTTCCCCTGCATCTGGAACTCCCTGAGGCTAAAACTCAGCTGCTGACCCAGCCCCAGGAACAGAACACTGGTGACAAGGAGAAAGATTGTGCCGTGTCCCTCAAAGTGAATGAG GCTTCCATACAACCTGCTGGAGACATGAGCTTGCCACAGCTCCCTGAGGGACAAGGGCATGAGAAAGGATTCTAG